From the Cucurbita pepo subsp. pepo cultivar mu-cu-16 chromosome LG05, ASM280686v2, whole genome shotgun sequence genome, one window contains:
- the LOC111796165 gene encoding red chlorophyll catabolite reductase-like, whose product MALTTLTLVPRACYCLPPLRFGGGRRRTRQVIKAELPSAAMGSGRPASKLMEFPHLTAAHRDLMVDLIQAVDDGVGEHLLPSTVPSDVEYYQNQTGTSQGTLLIRSALPPSPIDFVIASWLHLKQPHGGAFNITNIAGYLKTTNDIPHFQFELVQCSPTFLIFFLDLIPRVDIVLRPDYLTTFYEETELEKYRRRLDAVSEVSPYFSSSLFFRKVVSSTGILVSVKCEESESGRVEEIIREEIGPISKEVLRIWMELCSNGGREIEDGNERSLLEKRDLMIKKKAIEMDLSKTMPLQFGEEVAERVLRVIRSAFRTA is encoded by the exons ATGGCTCTGACAACCTTGACGCTGGTCCCAAGAGCTTGTTATTGTCTTCCACCACTGCGTTtcggaggaggaagaagaagaacacgGCAAGTAATCAAGGCGGAGCTGCCGTCCGCGGCGATGGGGAGTGGTCGGCCGGCGTCGAAGCTGATGGAGTTTCCGCATCTGACGGCTGCGCACAGAGATCTGATGGTGGATTTAATCCAAGCCGTCGATGATGGGGTCGGAGAGCATCTACTTCCGTCGACGGTTCCGTCAGATGTAGAGTATTATCAGAACCAAACCGGCACTTCACAGGGCACTCTCCTCATCCGATCTGCCCTTCCACCGTCGCCG ATTGATTTCGTGATTGCAAGTTGGTTACACTTAAAGCAACCACACGGCGGCGCGTTCAACATAACCAACATCGCCGGCTACCTGAAAACCACAAACGACATTCCTCATTTCCAATTCGAGTTAGTTCAATGCAGCCCtacttttctaattttcttcctCGATTTGATCCCTCGAGTCGATATCGTCCTCCGTCCCGACTACCTCACAACTTTCTACGAGGAGACTGAGCTCGAGAAGTATCGACGCCGACTCGATGCCGTGTCGGAAGTAAGCCCGTACTTCTCGTCGTCACTCTTCTTTCGAAAAGTTGTTTCGTCGACGGGAATTCTAGTGAGTGTGAAGTGCGAGGAGAGCGAGTCGGGGCGTGTGGAAGAGATTATCCGTGAGGAAATCGGTCCGATCTCGAAGGAGGTGTTGAGGATATGGATGGAGTTGTGTAGTAATGGAGGAAGGGAGATTGAAGATGGTAATGAAAGGAGTTTGTTGGAGAAGAGAGATCTTATGATTAAGAAGAAGGCAATTGAAATGGATCTAAGCAAAACGATGCCGTTGCAATTTGGAGAAGAAGTTGCGGAGAGAGTTCTTCGAGTGATTAGAAGTGCTTTCAGAACCGCTTAA
- the LOC111794695 gene encoding uncharacterized protein LOC111794695 encodes MSESYAPPPPPRKPRFVPTALYKQRSWSPDASREEAWQRQKGRSKKGRSRSVTAEDLDELKACLELGFEFDSSELDTRLTNTLPALELYHAVNKSYSDSISKSTATTAVSSPDRDSVNSPSPLGSPLAILGSSGKNPQAVKTKLRQWAQVVACSVRNSST; translated from the exons ATGTCCGAATCCTACGCGCCTCCGCCACCGCCCCGCAAGCCAAGGTTCGTCCCGACGGCTCTGTACAAGCAGCGATCCTGGTCGCCGGACGCATCAAGAGAGGAGGCGTGGCAGAGGCAGAAGGGGAGAAGCAAGAAAGGAAGAAGCCGGAGCGTGACGGCGGAGGATCTGGACGAGTTAAAGGCCTGTCTCGAGTTGGGTTTCGAGTTCGACTCGTCCGAGTTAGACACCCGACTCACCAATACCTTACCGGCTTTGGAACTGTATCACGCCGTTAACAAAAGCTACTCCGATTCCAtctccaagtccaccgctacgACGGCGGTTTCATCTCCCGACCGCGATTCCGTCAATTCTCCTTCCCCTCTCGGCAGCCCCCTTGCCATCCTCGGCTCCTCCG GAAAAAATCCACAGGCGGTGAAGACAAAGCTCCGACAGTGGGCTCAAGTGGTGGCCTGTTCGGTCAGAAACTCCTCAACCTAA